The region TGCCAGGATCGTCAAAGCATACGACCATTACGAATGCAAGGGTGGCAAGTGATGGGAGTTAATCTGAGCATAGAATGCACGCCGGATGCTAATTTCCCGCTTGCGAAGAGGGAACTGCTCCGCATGGCGGATATGCTGCTCGATGCTTTGGGGGTTGAGGGTTTTGACTTCGATCTCAAAATAGTAAATGATGCGGCAATTGCCGTAGTTAATGAAGAATTTCTTGGGTGCGTTGGACCGACCAACGTGCTTAGTTTTCCCTTTTCCGAGAGTCCTGATCTGGAAAAGAACAGTTTTTTAGGAGAGATAGTTTTGTCTGTGGATACCCTTGTCCGTGAAACCCGGCTCTATGGTCAGTTGCCTGAAGAGCATACCGTAAGGTTGCTTGCGCATGCGCTGCTGCATCTTGCCGGATACGATCACGGTCCCGAAATGTATTCACTTACAGACAACGCTGTTGAATCTGTTGCTCCCGTGTTCCGCCAGCGAACATCGGGTTGGCAATAACATAAAAGCCAACCCGTATCCTTGCGGTGTGGTCCTGACCGGGACCGTCCTGACGCCGCTAATGAGTACACCCCGTTTTTTTGCCCTTTTTTGGTGAAATAGGTAAATTTTTTTAGTTTACAATGGCGGGTCTTATAGGCAATAATTCCCGATTGCTATTTTTCATTGTCAGTTAAGGCTCACCCTAAATATATTTGGAGTTTTACGATGATTAGACATCTCCTTAAAATTAATGATGTTCCCCGCTCAGAACTCGGACAGCTTCTGCTGCGTGCAAAAGAGCTCAAAGATAATGACATCAGGAACGACGCCCTTAAAGGGAAGACCGTTATTCTTGTTTTTGAAAAAGCTTCCACCCGTACCCGTGTTTCTTTTGATGTTGCTATCGAACATCTCGGCGGGCATTCCATTTTCATGACCCCGGCAGAATCACAGCTCGGCAGGAGCGAACCTCTGGAAGATACCGCGCAGGTTCTTTCCCGGTTTGCGGATGCCATGGTTGTACGTACTTTTGGACAGCAGAAAGTGCGCACCCTTGCGGAGCACGGCTCCATTCCGGTCATTAACGCCCTGACCGACAGGTATCATCCCTGTCAGGTTCTGAGCGATATGCTGACAATTTACGAAAGAACTCCTGATCTGGCGAATGTACATGTCGCATGGGTCGGCGATGGAAACAACATGGCCCATTCATGGATTAACGCCGCCATCTACTTTCCGTTCTACCTGACTCTCGCTTTTCCGAAAGGATATGAACCGGACCATGATGTTCTTTCCCGCGCATTGTCCATGGGTGCTAAAATCAACCTCAGCTATGATCCTGTTGAGGCTGTCAAAGGCGCCCATTACGTTAATACCGATGTCTTCGCATCAATGGGACAGGAAGAAGAGCAGAAAAAACGTGAGCTGGCTTTTGCCGCTTATCAGGTAAATGATAAACTTCTCGAGCATGCTGATCCTGATTGCAAGGTAATGCACTGCCTGCCCGCACACCGTGGTGAGGAAGTTACCGCAGAAGTGCTGGATGGTCCCAGATCTATCATTTTTGATCAGGCTGAAAACAGACTGCACATGCAGAAAGCCATCCTTGAATGGGCGGTGAACGGCATTGAAGTGGATTACGATGCAGTTGAAGAGCTGCTCGGACCCGTGCAGGCTGTTCCGCATATGCACACTGTAGAGTAATTTAAGATTAGATATATTTTAGGCATATTTTGAAGGATTTATAAAATGAGTAAAATTGAAAAAGTAGTATTGGCATATTCCGGCGGTCTGGATACCTCCATTATTCTTAAATGGATCAAGAAGGAGTATGACTGCGAAGTTATAACTCTTACCGCTGACCTCGGTCAGGGCGAAGAACTTGACGGAATTGAGGAAAAAGCCCTCAGAACCGGCGCAACCAAAGCTTTCGTCGAAGACCTGCGTGAAGAATTCGCACGTGACTTTATTTTTCCCGCTTTCCGTGCCGGTGCAATCTATGAAGGACGCTACCTGCTTGGAACATCTATTGCCCGTCCGCTGATTGCCAAAAGAATGGTTGAAATCGCGGAGAAGGAAGGCGCACAGGCACTTGCTCACGGTGCTACCGGTAAAGGTAACGATCAGGTACGTTTTGAGCTGGGCGGCATGGGTATGAATCCCAAGCTTCAGCACATTGCTCCCTGGCGTGAATGGGATCTCAAGTCCCGTACCGATCTTATGAAGTTCGCTGAAGAAAACGATATTGAAATTCCGAATACACGTAAGAAACCATGGTCCATGGATGCCAACATGCTGCATGTCAGCTTTGAAGGTGCTGAATTGGAAGATCCTTGGAATGCGCCTTCTCCCGAGTCATATCGTTACTGCCGTCCTCTTGAGCAGACACCTGATGAAGCTGAAATTATCACCCTTGATTTTGAAAAGGGTAATCCGGTCGCCATCAACGGCACAAAGTATTCACCGGCTGCGCTGGTTGAAAAGCTTAATGAGCTTGGCGGCAAGCACGGTATCGGCCGTGTAGATATGGTTGAAAACCGTTTCGTCGGCATGAAATCCCGCGGTGTATACGAAACTCCCGGCGGAACCATCATGCATATCGCCCATCGCGACCTTGAAGGTCTTTGCATGGACCGTGAAGTCATGCATCTGCGCGACAGCCTGATTCCCAAGTATGCGGAAATGATCTACAACGGTTTCTGGTTCGCACCTGAGCGTATCGCCCTTCAGGCCATGATCGATGAAACTCAGAAAACCGTTACCGGTACCGTAAGACTGAAACTTTACAAAGGTAACGCAATCCCCGAAGGACGTAAGTCTCCTTATTCTCTTTACCGCGAAGATCTCGCTACCTTTGAAGAAGATGAAGTATACAACCAGAAAGACGCTGAAGGTTTCATCAAACTGGTGGGACTGCGTTTGAAAGGTAAAACTTCTTCAGGTTCCGAGTGGATTAAAGAAGCTAATGTAGAAGACGTTGATTAATAATGTTTTATACAGCCCGGGCGGACGGAAGTTCGTCCGGGTTTGAAATATTTCCGCCTGTTCCCGGCACAAATGCTGACGACAGGCGTTTTCTTTGATATTTTTCATTGCGTGTCGCTTTACAGCGGATACGGAATAAAATTTCGCAAAAATCAAGCTCTCCGTCAGCGAAGCTCCGTCAAAAATGGTTTGAAATTGATGGAGTCTGGGGAGGCTTCCGAGGTAAAACATGGCAGATAATAAATTATGGGGCGGCAGATTTGCGGCTAAAACTGCTCAGTCTGTTGAAGACTATACTGAATCCGTAAGTTACGACCAGAAGCTTTACCGTGAAGATATTTCCGGATCCCAGGCTCACGCCCGGATGCTGGCCGAGCAGGGTGTGCTGACTGATGATGAGGCCGACACTCTGGTTAAAGGTCTGGATCAGGTTCTGGAAGAAATCGAATCCGGCAAATTTGAATGGAAAAAGGAGATGGAAGATCTCCACATGAATATCGAAAGCAGGCTGACCGAAATTGTCGGGCCTGTGGGCGGCAAACTGCATACCGGTCGCAGCCGTAACGATCAGGTCGCCACTGATTTTCGCCTGTATGTTTTGAATTCCCTTGAAGCATGGAAATCGGCTCTTGAAAAGCTTATCGCCGTATTTACCGACAAGGCTGATCAAAACAGGGAAGTTTTATTGCCCGGTTATACCCATCTGCAGCCTGCGCAGCCTGTCAGCCTTGCTCATCACATGCTGGCTTATGCGTGGATGTTCAAACGTGATCACAGCCGGGTTGTTGATTGTATTAACAGGGCGAAAGTATGCCCGCTGGGTGCTGCCGCTCTGGCCGGAACCACCTACCCGCTCAAACCGGCGACATCTGCGAAATTTCTCGGCATGGAAGAAA is a window of Maridesulfovibrio sp. DNA encoding:
- the ybeY gene encoding rRNA maturation RNase YbeY — encoded protein: MGVNLSIECTPDANFPLAKRELLRMADMLLDALGVEGFDFDLKIVNDAAIAVVNEEFLGCVGPTNVLSFPFSESPDLEKNSFLGEIVLSVDTLVRETRLYGQLPEEHTVRLLAHALLHLAGYDHGPEMYSLTDNAVESVAPVFRQRTSGWQ
- the argF gene encoding ornithine carbamoyltransferase; translated protein: MIRHLLKINDVPRSELGQLLLRAKELKDNDIRNDALKGKTVILVFEKASTRTRVSFDVAIEHLGGHSIFMTPAESQLGRSEPLEDTAQVLSRFADAMVVRTFGQQKVRTLAEHGSIPVINALTDRYHPCQVLSDMLTIYERTPDLANVHVAWVGDGNNMAHSWINAAIYFPFYLTLAFPKGYEPDHDVLSRALSMGAKINLSYDPVEAVKGAHYVNTDVFASMGQEEEQKKRELAFAAYQVNDKLLEHADPDCKVMHCLPAHRGEEVTAEVLDGPRSIIFDQAENRLHMQKAILEWAVNGIEVDYDAVEELLGPVQAVPHMHTVE
- a CDS encoding argininosuccinate synthase, whose translation is MSKIEKVVLAYSGGLDTSIILKWIKKEYDCEVITLTADLGQGEELDGIEEKALRTGATKAFVEDLREEFARDFIFPAFRAGAIYEGRYLLGTSIARPLIAKRMVEIAEKEGAQALAHGATGKGNDQVRFELGGMGMNPKLQHIAPWREWDLKSRTDLMKFAEENDIEIPNTRKKPWSMDANMLHVSFEGAELEDPWNAPSPESYRYCRPLEQTPDEAEIITLDFEKGNPVAINGTKYSPAALVEKLNELGGKHGIGRVDMVENRFVGMKSRGVYETPGGTIMHIAHRDLEGLCMDREVMHLRDSLIPKYAEMIYNGFWFAPERIALQAMIDETQKTVTGTVRLKLYKGNAIPEGRKSPYSLYREDLATFEEDEVYNQKDAEGFIKLVGLRLKGKTSSGSEWIKEANVEDVD